A portion of the Glycine max cultivar Williams 82 chromosome 10, Glycine_max_v4.0, whole genome shotgun sequence genome contains these proteins:
- the LOC100797406 gene encoding hypoxanthine-guanine phosphoribosyltransferase, whose amino-acid sequence MHSHIERILWSEDQISRRVSELAAEISADFGGQSPAPVVVGVATGAFLFLADLVRKIDLSIAVDFVRVESYGFGTVSNGAPTISFDLKVDVNARHVIVVEDIVDTGHTLSKVIGHLKSKGVSSVSVCTFLDKPARRKVHFQLLGEGKYYRGFECPDYFVVGYGLDFAELYRNLPYIGVLKPELYK is encoded by the exons ATGCATTCCCATATCGAGAGAATCCTATGGAGCGAGGACCAAATTTCTCGCCGTGTCTCCGAGCTCGCCGCCGAAATCTCCGCCGACTTCGGCGGACAATCTCCGGCTCCCGTGGTCGTCGGCGTGGCCACCGGTGCATTCCTCTTCTTGGCTGACCTCGTTCGCAAAATAGATCTGTCCATCGCCGTTGATTTCGTCCGAGTTGAATCCTACGGTTTCGGAACCGTTTCCAATGGCGCACCCACCATTTCCTTCGATTTGAAGGTCGACGTCAACGCCCGTCACGTCATCGTG GTTGAAGACATTGTAGATACTGGACATACCTTATCTAAAGTCATTGGGCACTTGAAATCAAAGGGAGTATCCTCTGTTTCTGTATGCACTTTCCTTGATAAACCTGCAAGGAGAAAAGTTCATTTTCAGTTGCTGGGTGAAGGGAAATACTACCGGGGATTTGAG TGTCCAGACTATTTCGTTGTAGGTTATGGACTGGATTTCGCTGAACTCTATAGAAATTTGCCTTACATTGGTGTTTTGAAGCCTGAACTTTACAAGTGA
- the LOC102670462 gene encoding F-box/kelch-repeat protein At3g23880, with amino-acid sequence MPETTAKIPKLVSPTGDEYPSCHSLAVLPYDLIWEILLRVPVRSLILFKCVCKSWKTLISDPQFAKDHLCISTADPNMTHQRIVARHHRDILSFSVQSLLQNPSNPAKPHSWRMSHKYCIVGSCNGLLCLSRFKHGYCRLRLWNPCTGLKSKRLSIGFYPVDITFHGLGYDHVNHRYKLLAGVVDYFETQTKIYSFGSDSSTLIQNQNLPREPIRMQGKFVSGTLNWIIEKGTSDDHQWVILSLDMVTETFGEVFLPKCVEDSEKICHPILGVSRDCLFVCFLDSKKAHWSVLMMKEYGVRDSWTKLLMTPHISIFRTQYLYPLFETLRISENGVVLLRTRTNLLLYNSNDGWLVYPRIRRKLGFDMHIYHESLVSPKS; translated from the coding sequence ATGCCTGAAACCACCGCCAAGATTCCCAAACTTGTTTCTCCAACCGGCGATGAATACCCTTCGTGCCATTCGTTGGCGGTCTTACCATACGATCTGATATGGGAGATCCTCCTTAGGGTTCCGGTGAGATCCCTTATTCTGTTCAAGTGCGTCTGCAAGTCATGGAAAACCCTAATATCTGATCCCCAATTCGCAAAGGACCACCTTTGCATTTCAACCGCCGATCCAAACATGACTCATCAACGAATAGTCGCCCGCCATCACCGTGATATCCTATCATTCTCGGTGCAATCGCTGCTCCAAAACCCATCAAATCCTGCTAAACCTCATAGCTGGAGGATGAGTCACAAGTACTGCATTGTAGGTTCTTGCAATGGCTTACTTTGTTTGTCTCGTTTTAAACATGGTTATTGCAGATTGAGATTGTGGAACCCTTGCACCGGATTGAAATCCAAAAGATTGTCGATCGGCTTTTACCCTGTTGATATCACTTTCCATGGTCTTGGCTATGATCATGTGAATCACAGGTACAAGTTGCTAGCAGGTGTGGTAGATTATTTTGAAACCCAGACCAAAATATATTCCTTTGGTTCGGATTCCTCTACTTTGATTCAGAATCAGAATTTACCGCGTGAACCCATCAGGATGCAAGGGAAATTTGTGAGTGGCACTCTAAATTGGATAATTGAGAAAGGTACAAGTGATGATCATCAATGGGTGATTCTTTCCCTTGATATGGTGACGGAGACATTTGGTGAAGTGTTTCTTCCTAAATGCGTCGAGGACAGTGAAAAGATTTGTCATCCCATTCTAGGTGTCTCGCGTGACtgtctttttgtttgtttcttagATTCGAAGAAAGCTCATTGGAGTGTGTTGATGATGAAGGAGTATGGAGTTCGAGATTCTTGGACTAAATTGTTGATGACCCCTCACATTAGTATCTTCAGAACACAATATTTATATCCCTTGTTTGAGACCTTGCGCATTTCAGAAAATGGGGTTGTTCTCCTGAGAACGCGTACCAATTTACTTCTGTATAATTCCAATGACGGTTGGTTGGTTTATCCTAGGATTAGGCGCAAACTTGGGTTCGACATGCATATTTACCATGAAAGTTTGGTTTCACCAAAGAGTTAA
- the LOC100797945 gene encoding uncharacterized protein, translated as MNRREKLSLLNAFFRTRRPFHQSPIVAPFTPPTHVASTSKFHSFPTIPHTHFAIRQYPRSFAGGSGALDHTKEVDTINLKFAEAREEIEMALESKDTVYFDEEAECARAAVNEVLGMFEGLLAKLPERERGALQRSMGLKIEQLKAELAQLNE; from the coding sequence ATGAATCGCCGCGAAAAGCTTTCCCTCTTGAACGCGTTCTTCAGAACCCGACGCCCTTTTCACCAATCCCCAATTGTTGCTCCCTTCACTCCACCGACCCACGTCGCGTCCACCTCAAAGTTCCACTCTTTTCCCACAATCCCTCACACCCACTTCGCGATTCGGCAATATCCGAGAAGTTTCGCTGGTGGGTCTGGCGCGTTGGACCACACCAAGGAGGTGGACACCATCAACCTCAAGTTTGCAGAGGCGAGGGAAGAGATAGAGATGGCGTTGGAGTCCAAAGATACCGTTTATTTCGACGAGGAAGCCGAGTGTGCACGCGCCGCCGTCAACGAGGTTTTGGGCATGTTCGAGGGATTGTTGGCTAAGTTGCCAGAGAGGGAAAGAGGGGCTCTGCAGAGGTCTATGGGTCTCAAGATTGAACAATTGAAAGCTGAACTTGCACAATTGAATGAGTAA
- the LOC100819611 gene encoding LRR receptor-like serine/threonine-protein kinase RGI5, which yields MENIVPHSSVTTLLFSLLFFCLTLTTKIGVTCLSPDGQALLSLLPAAKSSSPSVLSSWNPSSSTPCSWKGITCSPQGRVISLSIPDTFLNLSSLPPQLSSLSMLQLLNLSSTNVSGSIPPSFGQLSHLQLLDLSSNSLTGSIPAELGRLSSLQFLYLNSNRLTGSIPQHLSNLTSLEVLCLQDNLLNGSIPSQLGSLTSLQQFRIGGNPYLNGEIPSQLGLLTNLTTFGAAATGLSGAIPSTFGNLINLQTLALYDTEISGSIPPELGSCLELRNLYLYMNKLTGSIPPQLSKLQKLTSLLLWGNALTGPIPAEVSNCSSLVIFDVSSNDLSGEIPGDFGKLVVLEQLHLSDNSLTGKIPWQLGNCTSLSTVQLDKNQLSGTIPWELGKLKVLQSFFLWGNLVSGTIPSSFGNCTELYALDLSRNKLTGFIPEEIFSLKKLSKLLLLGNSLTGRLPSSVANCQSLVRLRVGENQLSGQIPKEIGQLQNLVFLDLYMNRFSGSIPVEIANITVLELLDVHNNYLTGEIPSVVGELENLEQLDLSRNSLTGKIPWSFGNFSYLNKLILNNNLLTGSIPKSIRNLQKLTLLDLSYNSLSGGIPPEIGHVTSLTISLDLSSNAFTGEIPDSVSALTQLQSLDLSHNMLYGEIKVLGSLTSLTSLNISYNNFSGPIPVTPFFRTLSSNSYLQNPQLCQSVDGTTCSSSMIRKNGLKSAKTIALVTVILASVTIILISSWILVTRNHGYRVEKTLGASTSTSGAEDFSYPWTFIPFQKINFSIDNILDCLRDENVIGKGCSGVVYKAEMPNGELIAVKKLWKASKADEAVDSFAAEIQILGYIRHRNIVRFIGYCSNRSINLLLYNYIPNGNLRQLLQGNRNLDWETRYKIAVGSAQGLAYLHHDCVPAILHRDVKCNNILLDSKFEAYLADFGLAKLMHSPNYHHAMSRVAGSYGYIAPEYGYSMNITEKSDVYSYGVVLLEILSGRSAVESHVGDGQHIVEWVKRKMGSFEPAVSILDTKLQGLPDQMVQEMLQTLGIAMFCVNSSPAERPTMKEVVALLMEVKSQPEEMGKTSQPLIKQSSNQS from the exons ATGGAAAACATTGTTCCCCATAGTAGTGTTACCACTTTGTTATTTTCCTTGCTATTCTTCTGCCTCACCCTGACAACAAAGATAGGAGTCACTTGTCTCTCCCCTGATGGACAAGCCCTTCTTTCTCTTCTGCCTGCTGCAAAATCATCATCACCTTCCGTTCTCTCCTCATGGAACCCTTCAAGCTCAACACCTTGTTCATGGAAAGGCATCACTTGCTCCCCACAAGGTAGAGTCATCTCCCTCTCTATTCCAGACACTTTTCTCAACCTCTCCTCTTTACCTCCTCAGCTCTCCTCTTTATCAATGCTTCAACTTCTCAATCTCTCTTCCACCAATGTCTCTGGCTCCATTCCACCCTCTTTTGGTCAACTCTCTCATCTTCAGCTTCTTGATCTATCCTCAAACTCTCTCACTGGTTCCATACCTGCTGAACTTGGAAGGCTCTCTTCTCTTCAATTCCTTTACTTGAACTCTAACAGATTGACAGGAAGCATTCCTCAACACCTTTCCAATCTAACTTCACTTGAAGTTCTTTGCCTCCAAGACAATCTTCTCAACGGTTCAATCCCATCACAGTTAGGCTCTTTGACATCTCTGCAGCAGTTTCGGATAGGGGGCAACCCATATCTCAATGGAGAAATCCCCTCACAGTTAGGCCTACTCACCAACCTTACCACTTTTGGTGCAGCTGCCACTGGACTTTCTGGTGCCATTCCCTCTACATTTGGTAACTTGATAAACCTACAAACTCTTGCACTTTATGATACTGAAATTTCTGGTTCAATACCACCGGAACTCGGGTCGTGTTTGGAGCTGAGAAATCTGTACCTATACATGAACAAGCTCACCGGTTCTATCCCTCCTCAGTTGAGCAAGTTGCAAAAGCTTACTAGCTTGTTACTTTGGGGAAATGCCTTAACTGGTCCAATCCCAGCAGAGGTTTCCAACTGTTCATCGCTTGTTATATTTGATGTCTCTTCTAATGATCTCTCTGGTGAAATACCTGGGGACTTTGGGAAGCTGGTGGTTCTGGAACAGCTTCATCTATCAGACAATTCACTCACAGGTAAAATACCATGGCAGTTGGGCAACTGCACCAGCCTCTCCACTGTTCAGCTTGACAAGAATCAGTTATCAGGTACCATTCCATGGGAGTTAGGCAAATTGAAGGTTCTGCAGAGTTTTTTCTTGTGGGGTAATTTAGTGTCTGGAACCATACCATCCTCTTTTGGAAACTGCACAGAACTATATGCACTTGACCTTTCAAGGAACAAGCTGACAGGTTTTATACCAGAAGAGATTTTCAGCTTGAAGAAGCTGAGTAAGCTTCTGCTTCTGGGAAATTCATTGACAGGAAGGTTGCCATCAAGTGTTGCAAATTGCCAGTCTTTAGTGAGGCTGAGGGTTGGAGAAAACCAGCTTTCGGGGCAGATTCCGAAAGAGATAGGCCAATTGCAGAATCTGGTGTTCCTTGACTTGTACATGAATCGTTTCTCTGGAAGCATACCAGTGGAGATTGCCAATATCACGGTTCTTGAGCTGTTAgatgtgcacaacaactacctcACTGGGGAAATTCCATCTGTGGTTGGTGAGCTTGAAAATTTGGAGCAGCTTGATCTCAGTAGAAACAGTTTGACAGGTAAAATTCCTTGGAGCTTTGGAAACTTCAGCTATTTGAACAAGCTCATCCTCAATAACAACTTGCTGACAGGATCAATCCCAAAATCCATTAGAAATTTGCAGAAGTTAACTCTTCTTGATTTGAGTTACAACAGCCTTTCTGGTGGCATACCTCCTGAGATTGGTCATGTTACAAGCTTAACCATCAGTTTGGACTTGAGCTCGAACGCATTTACGGGAGAAATCCCAGATTCAGTGTCTGCTTTGACACAGTTACAATCACTTGATCTTTCTCATAATATGCTTTATGGAGAAATCAAGGTTCTGGGGTCTCTCACGAGTCTCACTTCTCTCAATATCTCCTACAACAACTTCTCAGGTCCTATCCCAGTAACTCCATTCTTCAGAACTTTATCTTCTAATTCATATCTTCAGAACCCCCAGCTTTGTCAGTCCGTGGATGGGACTACATGTTCTTCAAGCATGATTCGAAAAAATGGTTTGAAATCCGCAAAAACCATAGCTTTGGTCACAGTCATTCTAGCCTCGGTTACTATAATTCTCATTTCATCCTGGATTCTAGTAACTCGTAATCACGGATACAGGGTTGAAAAAACACTGGGGGCATCGACTTCCACATCAGGTGCTGAGGATTTCTCTTATCCTTGGACTTTCATCCCATTTCAGAAAATAAACTTCAGCATTGATAATATCTTGGATTGCTTGAGGGATGAAAATGTCATTGGAAAGGGTTGCTCAGGTGTTGTGTACAAGGCTGAGATGCCAAATGGGGAGTTGATAGCAGTGAAGAAGCTATGGAAAGCAAGCAAAGCAGACGAAGCAGTGGATTCTTTTGCTGCAGAGATTCAGATTCTTGGATACATTCGGCACAGGAACATTGTGAGGTTCATAGGTTATTGTTCTAACAGGAGTATTAATCTTCTTCTCTATAACTACATCCCAAACGGTAATCTGCGACAGCTGTTACAAGGGAACAGGAACCTAGACTGGGAAACAAGATACAAGATTGCTGTTGGATCAGCTCAAGGTCTAGCTTACCTTCACCATGATTGTGTCCCTGCAATTCTCCATAGAGATGTGAAATGCAATAACATACTCCTAGACTCCAAATTTGAGGCATATCTGGCCGATTTCGGTCTTGCAAAGCTAATGCATTCACCAAATTATCATCATGCAATGTCCAGAGTTGCTGGTTCCTATGGTTACATTGCCCCAG AATATGGCTACTCCATGAACATAACAGAGAAGAGTGATGTCTATAGTTATGGGGTGGTTTTGCTAGAGATACTAAGCGGGCGTAGTGCTGTTGAATCCCATGTTGGAGATGGTCAACACATAGTGGAGTGGGTGAAGAGGAAGATGGGAAGCTTTGAACCAGCTGTATCAATACTAGACACAAAGCTCCAAGGTCTGCCAGATCAAATGGTGCAAGAGATGCTTCAAACACTTGGCATTGCTATGTTTTGTGTGAACTCTTCCCCGGCAGAGCGCCCAACGATGAAGGAAGTGGTTGCACTACTAATGGAGGTCAAGAGCCAGCCTGAGGAGATGGGCAAGACCTCTCAACCTCTAATAAAACAGTCCTCAAATCAAAGCTGA
- the LOC100798469 gene encoding ran-binding protein 1 homolog b, whose product MSSADPEHREEEEAPAVGDDEDTGAHVAPIVKLEEVAVTTGEEDEDAILDLKSKLYRFDKDGNQWKERGAGTVKFLKHKASGKVRLLMRQSKTLKICANHLILPTMSVQEHAGNEKSCVWHARDFADGELKDELFCIRFPSIENCKSFMETFQEVAETQKAEDEKESSDAAGLIEKLSVEEKADAEKKDEEKSEDKTVEKESASGKESKAVEEPASSA is encoded by the exons ATGTCGAGCGCCGATCCCGAGCacagagaagaggaggaggcaCCCGCCGTTGGCGACGACGAGGACACCGGAGCTCACGTCGCTCCAATCGTCAAGCTCGAGGAGGTTGCTGTCACCACCGGCGAGGAGGACGAAGATGCAATCCTGGATCT CAAATCGAAGCTTTACCGGTTCGACAAGGACGGGAACCAGTGGAAGGAGCGTGGCGCCGGCACTGTGAAGTTCCTGAAGCATAAGGCTTCCGGCAAGGTTAGGCTTCTCATGAGGCAATCCAAGACGCTCAAGATCTGCGCTAATCATCTCA TTTTGCCTACGATGAGTGTGCAAGAGCACGCTGGGAACGAGAAATCCTGCGTTTGGCATGCTAGGGATTTTGCTGATGGTGAACTCAAGGACGAGCTCTTCTGCATCCGTTTTCCTTCTATTGAAA ATTGCAAAAGCTTCATGGAAACATTCCAAGAAGTTGCTGAAACACAAAAGGCAGAGGATGAGAAGGAATCATCTGATGCAGCTGGTCTTATTGAGAAATTAAGTGTTGAAGAGAAGGCTGATGCAgagaagaaagatgaagagaagtcTGAGGACAAAACTGTGGAGAAAGAATCTGCATCAGGAAAGGAAAGCAAGGCAGTTGAAGAGCCTGCGTCCTCAGCTTGA